A window of the Streptomyces sp. Ag109_O5-10 genome harbors these coding sequences:
- the mtnA gene encoding S-methyl-5-thioribose-1-phosphate isomerase produces MADQYAQTGEDKRPTGMPVIRWEEPPEGPVVVLLDQTRLPVEEVELVCTDASALVEAIRSLAVRGAPVLGIAGAYGVALAAARGFDVDEAASALSSARPTAVNLSAGVRRAASAYRSALAESGDGGAAAAAALDAARALHREDAEASARMAGHGLALLEELLPGGGHRILTHCNTGSLVSGGEGTAFAVALRAHRAGRLRRLWVDETRPLLQGARLTAYEAARSGMAYTLLTDNAAGSLFAAGEVDAVLVGADRIAADGSVANKVGSYPLAVLARYHHVPFIVVAPLTTVDPETPDGASIEVEQRPGYEVTELTAPQVPVTGPGGGIPVAPLGTQAYNPAFDVTPPELVTAIVTEEGVVSPVTAEALAELCARSRQVTI; encoded by the coding sequence ATGGCTGATCAGTACGCGCAAACCGGCGAGGACAAGCGGCCGACGGGAATGCCAGTGATCCGGTGGGAGGAGCCGCCCGAAGGTCCCGTGGTGGTCCTTCTCGACCAGACCAGACTGCCGGTGGAGGAGGTCGAGCTGGTGTGCACGGACGCGTCGGCGCTGGTCGAGGCGATCCGTTCGCTCGCGGTGCGCGGTGCGCCAGTGCTCGGGATAGCGGGGGCGTACGGCGTGGCGCTCGCCGCCGCGCGGGGTTTCGACGTGGACGAGGCCGCCTCGGCGCTGTCGAGCGCCCGGCCGACGGCCGTGAACCTGTCGGCCGGGGTGCGCAGGGCCGCGTCGGCGTACCGGTCCGCCCTGGCCGAGAGCGGGGACGGCGGGGCGGCGGCCGCGGCGGCGCTGGACGCGGCGCGGGCGCTGCACCGGGAGGATGCCGAGGCCAGCGCCCGGATGGCCGGGCACGGGCTGGCGCTCCTGGAGGAGCTGCTGCCCGGCGGAGGGCACCGGATCCTCACCCACTGCAACACCGGTTCGCTGGTGTCCGGCGGAGAGGGCACGGCGTTCGCGGTGGCCCTCAGGGCGCACCGGGCGGGGCGGCTGCGGCGGCTCTGGGTGGACGAAACGCGTCCGTTGCTGCAAGGCGCTCGCCTGACGGCATACGAGGCGGCTCGCAGCGGCATGGCGTACACCTTGCTCACCGACAACGCGGCCGGTTCGCTGTTCGCGGCGGGGGAGGTGGACGCGGTGCTGGTCGGAGCGGACCGGATCGCGGCCGACGGATCGGTGGCGAACAAGGTGGGGAGTTATCCGCTCGCGGTGCTCGCGCGGTACCACCATGTGCCGTTCATCGTGGTGGCGCCGTTGACGACGGTGGATCCGGAGACACCGGACGGGGCCTCCATCGAGGTCGAACAGCGCCCCGGATACGAGGTGACCGAGCTCACAGCACCGCAGGTGCCGGTGACGGGACCGGGAGGCGGGATACCGGTGGCCCCCCTGGGGACCCAGGCGTACAACCCGGCGTTCGACGTGACGCCGCCCGAGTTGGTGACGGCGATCGTCACCGAGGAGGGCGTCGTTTCGCCCGTGACGGCTGAGGCTCTCGCGGAGCTGTGCGCCAGGTCACGCCAGGTAACGATTTAG
- the mtrA gene encoding two-component system response regulator MtrA, with amino-acid sequence MMSFMKGRVLVVDDDSALAEMLGIVLRGEGFEPSFVADGDKALAAFRETKPDLVLLDLMLPGRDGIEVCRLIRAESGVPIVMLTAKSDTVDVVVGLESGADDYIVKPFKPKELVARIRARLRRSEEPAPEQLAIGDLVIDVAGHSVKRDGQSIALTPLEFDLLVALARKPWQVFTREVLLEQVWGYRHAADTRLVNVHVQRLRSKVEKDPERPEIVVTVRGVGYKAGPS; translated from the coding sequence ATGATGTCGTTTATGAAGGGACGAGTCCTTGTCGTCGACGACGACAGCGCACTGGCCGAGATGCTCGGCATCGTGCTGCGTGGTGAAGGTTTTGAGCCGTCTTTCGTAGCCGACGGCGACAAGGCGCTGGCCGCTTTCCGTGAGACCAAGCCCGACCTGGTGCTCCTGGACCTGATGCTGCCCGGTCGGGACGGTATCGAGGTGTGCCGCCTGATCAGGGCGGAGTCCGGGGTGCCGATCGTGATGCTCACGGCCAAGAGCGACACCGTCGACGTGGTCGTGGGCCTGGAGTCGGGCGCGGACGACTACATCGTGAAGCCGTTCAAGCCGAAGGAGCTGGTCGCCCGGATCCGGGCCCGGCTGCGGAGGTCGGAGGAGCCGGCGCCGGAACAGCTCGCCATAGGTGACCTGGTCATCGACGTGGCCGGGCACTCGGTGAAGCGGGACGGGCAGTCGATCGCGCTGACCCCGCTGGAGTTCGACCTGCTGGTCGCGCTCGCCCGCAAGCCGTGGCAGGTGTTCACGCGGGAGGTGCTCCTGGAACAGGTCTGGGGCTACCGGCACGCGGCGGACACCCGCCTTGTCAATGTTCACGTCCAGCGGCTGCGCTCCAAGGTCGAGAAGGACCCGGAGCGGCCGGAGATCGTGGTGACCGTGCGTGGTGTCGGGTACAAGGCGGGACCGAGCTGA
- the mtrB gene encoding MtrAB system histidine kinase MtrB — protein MSGDSAASAPGRSGDRPERPVGGKRFGTRWRPLFEGGLLQGGVQGSPVLRLFVRWVRRPLLPVMRLWRRNIQLKVVVTTLLMSLGVVLLLGFVVIGQVRNGLLDAKVKASQSQATGGFAVAKQKADEAATGTGDAAVSADGRQSQNVTSWMSDLVESLSSGGQGAFDVVTLPAGDNNSGGGRTRASGQVDPTASVPDDLRTRINGNTTAAQSYTRIIYTDDKESQPALVIGKQVSDLNNDPYELYYLFPLTQEEKSLSLVKGTLATAGLFVVVLLGAIAWLVVRQVVTPVRMAAGIAERLSAGRLQERMKVTGEDDIARLGEAFNKMAQNLQLKIQQLEDLSRMQRRFVSDVSHELRTPLTTVRMAADVIHEAREDFDPVTARSAELLADQLDRFESLLADLLEISRFDAGAAALEAEPIDLRVVVRRVVSGAAPLAERKGTRIRVVGDLQPVVAEADPRRVERVLRNLVVNAVEHGEGKDVVVKLASAGGAVAIAVRDYGVGLKPGEATRVFSRFWRADPARARTTGGTGLGLSIALEDARLHGGWLQAWGEPGGGSQFRLTLPRTADEPLRGSPIPLEPKDSRRNRGLGEAGLPSGGEDKRATVPVQPGGGHGASLAPMTQRTAAVAPTADPTALPGNGARVVPRPAQGVRRQEGRPESGQDDGADESNKPGEAFRGR, from the coding sequence ATGTCCGGTGACAGTGCCGCTTCGGCCCCCGGCCGGTCCGGGGACCGTCCGGAGCGGCCTGTCGGCGGGAAGCGGTTCGGTACGCGCTGGCGGCCGCTCTTCGAGGGCGGACTGCTCCAGGGCGGGGTTCAGGGCAGTCCGGTGCTGCGCCTGTTCGTGCGCTGGGTGCGGCGGCCGCTGCTGCCGGTCATGCGGCTGTGGCGGCGCAACATCCAGCTCAAGGTCGTCGTCACGACCCTGCTGATGTCGCTGGGTGTCGTCCTGCTGCTCGGTTTCGTCGTCATCGGTCAGGTGCGCAACGGCCTGCTGGACGCCAAGGTGAAGGCCTCGCAGAGCCAGGCCACCGGTGGTTTCGCGGTGGCCAAGCAGAAGGCCGACGAAGCAGCGACCGGCACCGGCGACGCCGCGGTGTCCGCGGACGGCCGGCAGTCGCAGAACGTCACCTCGTGGATGAGCGACCTCGTCGAGTCCCTCTCCAGCGGCGGCCAGGGCGCCTTCGACGTGGTCACGCTGCCCGCGGGTGACAACAACAGCGGCGGTGGGCGCACCCGCGCGTCCGGGCAGGTCGACCCGACGGCCAGCGTGCCCGACGACCTGCGCACGCGGATCAACGGCAATACGACGGCCGCGCAGAGCTATACCCGGATCATCTACACGGACGACAAGGAGTCGCAGCCCGCACTGGTCATCGGCAAGCAGGTCAGCGACCTGAACAACGATCCGTACGAGCTGTACTACCTCTTCCCGCTCACCCAGGAGGAGAAGTCCCTCAGCCTGGTCAAGGGCACGCTGGCGACCGCCGGGCTGTTCGTCGTCGTTCTCCTCGGGGCCATCGCCTGGCTCGTCGTACGGCAGGTCGTCACTCCGGTGCGGATGGCGGCCGGGATCGCCGAGCGGCTGTCGGCCGGGCGGCTCCAGGAGCGGATGAAGGTCACCGGCGAGGACGACATCGCGCGGCTCGGCGAGGCCTTCAACAAGATGGCGCAGAACCTCCAGCTGAAGATCCAGCAGCTTGAGGACCTGTCGCGGATGCAGCGCCGGTTCGTGTCGGACGTCTCGCACGAGCTGCGGACGCCGTTGACGACCGTCCGGATGGCGGCCGACGTCATCCATGAGGCCCGCGAGGACTTCGACCCGGTGACCGCGCGGTCCGCGGAGCTGCTCGCCGACCAGCTGGACCGGTTCGAGTCGCTCCTCGCCGACCTGCTGGAGATCAGCCGCTTCGACGCGGGTGCGGCGGCGCTGGAAGCGGAGCCGATAGACCTCAGGGTGGTCGTACGGCGCGTGGTCAGCGGGGCCGCGCCGCTCGCGGAGCGCAAGGGCACGCGCATACGCGTGGTCGGCGATCTGCAGCCCGTGGTGGCCGAGGCGGATCCCCGGCGCGTGGAACGGGTGCTGCGCAACCTGGTCGTCAACGCCGTCGAGCACGGCGAGGGCAAGGACGTCGTCGTCAAGCTGGCCTCGGCCGGCGGGGCGGTCGCCATCGCGGTGCGCGACTACGGTGTCGGGCTCAAGCCCGGCGAGGCGACCCGCGTCTTCAGCCGCTTCTGGCGGGCCGACCCGGCACGCGCGCGTACCACCGGCGGTACGGGTCTGGGGCTGTCGATCGCCTTGGAGGACGCGCGGCTGCACGGCGGCTGGCTGCAGGCGTGGGGGGAACCGGGCGGTGGCTCGCAGTTCCGGCTGACGCTGCCCAGGACGGCGGACGAGCCGTTGCGGGGTTCGCCGATACCTCTGGAGCCCAAGGACTCCCGGCGCAACCGGGGGCTCGGCGAGGCCGGGCTGCCGAGCGGCGGCGAGGACAAGCGGGCCACCGTGCCGGTGCAGCCCGGCGGCGGCCATGGGGCGTCGCTCGCCCCGATGACGCAGCGGACGGCCGCCGTGGCCCCCACCGCCGACCCGACCGCGCTGCCCGGCAACGGCGCGCGCGTGGTGCCCCGGCCGGCCCAGGGCGTCCGGCGTCAGGAGGGCCGGCCCGAGTCGGGTCAGGACGACGGGGCGGATGAGTCGAACAAGCCAGGGGAGGCATTTCGTGGGCGCTGA
- a CDS encoding LpqB family beta-propeller domain-containing protein yields MGADREGSARRRPARAVAYAACGAVVLAGCASMPDSGDLRNVESTPRQDTQVRVFAMPPQQDASSTEIVQGFLEALTSDDPNYDTARQYLTKATAKIWQPESQAMVLANGPSIQTDPRPAGREGTNSITYTLQGSRVATVDAQQAYTPADGSYRRTVHLTRDAKSGQWRIDSLPQGVVMGRSDFQRNYTSVNKYYFASDTSAGETGQPVAVADPVFVRSRVDPTTQLVRSLLSGPTTWLGPVVRSSFPTRTALKKGVSGLTPDDQNRLTVPLNVKASRIGSVKCGEMATQLLFTLRNLTPTVDSVALQSVNGARMCDISEEQAESTAWRASTKRPDYLYFLDGKHRLVRMAAGATGTSAVAVPGPFGTGAKPLGTVAVARDERRAAGVSSDGRSLYVTSLAPDGSLGGAVLTSHGATEDDRLTAPSWDARGDLWVADRDPARPQLYMLAQGVGQPVAVQMPELDGRIKDLRVAADGVRIALVVEKDGKQSLLVGRIERTKSDDQQEVSVLELRSATPGSEEVTAMSWAGDSRLVVVGREQGGVQQTRYVQIDGSTPDGPAPAALTGVLAIAASEDDRVPLVADSHDDGIVRLPSGDQWQKVVKDGSVPVYPG; encoded by the coding sequence GTGGGCGCTGACCGCGAGGGGAGCGCCCGGCGCAGACCGGCGCGCGCGGTGGCGTACGCCGCCTGTGGGGCCGTGGTTCTGGCGGGCTGTGCCTCCATGCCGGACAGCGGCGATTTGCGGAACGTCGAGTCGACGCCGCGGCAGGACACGCAGGTGCGGGTCTTCGCCATGCCGCCGCAGCAGGACGCCTCGTCCACGGAGATCGTGCAGGGCTTTCTGGAGGCCCTGACCAGTGACGATCCGAACTACGACACGGCTCGCCAGTACCTGACCAAGGCCACCGCGAAGATCTGGCAGCCGGAGTCGCAGGCCATGGTGCTGGCCAACGGGCCGAGCATTCAGACGGACCCGCGCCCGGCCGGCCGCGAGGGCACGAACAGCATCACCTACACGCTCCAGGGCAGCCGGGTGGCCACCGTCGACGCGCAGCAGGCGTACACGCCCGCGGACGGGTCGTACCGCAGGACCGTGCATCTGACGAGGGACGCCAAGAGCGGGCAGTGGCGCATCGACTCGCTGCCGCAGGGTGTCGTGATGGGCAGGTCCGACTTCCAGCGCAACTACACGTCGGTCAACAAGTACTACTTCGCCTCGGACACGTCGGCCGGGGAGACCGGTCAGCCGGTGGCCGTCGCAGATCCCGTCTTCGTGCGCAGCCGGGTGGATCCGACGACCCAGCTGGTGCGGTCGCTGCTCAGCGGTCCCACCACCTGGCTCGGTCCGGTGGTCCGGTCGAGTTTCCCGACCCGTACGGCGCTGAAGAAGGGCGTGTCCGGGCTGACGCCGGACGACCAGAACCGGCTCACGGTGCCGCTCAACGTCAAGGCGTCCCGGATCGGCTCCGTCAAGTGCGGCGAGATGGCGACCCAGTTGCTCTTCACGCTGCGCAACCTGACGCCCACCGTGGACTCGGTCGCGCTGCAGTCCGTCAACGGCGCCCGCATGTGCGACATCTCCGAGGAGCAGGCCGAGTCGACCGCCTGGCGTGCGTCCACCAAGCGCCCCGACTACCTGTACTTCCTCGACGGCAAGCACCGGCTGGTGCGGATGGCGGCCGGCGCCACCGGCACCAGCGCGGTCGCGGTACCGGGCCCGTTCGGCACGGGCGCCAAGCCGCTGGGGACGGTGGCGGTCGCCCGCGACGAGCGGAGGGCGGCCGGGGTCAGCAGCGACGGCAGGTCCCTGTACGTGACCTCGCTCGCGCCGGACGGTTCGCTGGGCGGCGCCGTGCTGACCAGCCACGGTGCGACCGAGGACGACCGGCTGACGGCGCCGAGCTGGGACGCCCGCGGTGACCTGTGGGTGGCCGACCGGGATCCCGCCAGGCCGCAGCTGTACATGCTGGCGCAGGGCGTGGGCCAGCCTGTGGCCGTGCAGATGCCCGAACTGGACGGCCGCATCAAGGACCTGCGGGTCGCCGCGGACGGGGTGCGGATCGCGCTCGTCGTCGAGAAGGACGGCAAGCAGTCGCTGCTCGTCGGGCGGATCGAGCGCACCAAGTCCGACGACCAGCAGGAGGTGTCGGTCCTGGAACTGCGCTCCGCGACCCCCGGGTCCGAGGAGGTCACCGCGATGTCCTGGGCGGGGGACAGCAGGCTCGTGGTGGTCGGGCGCGAGCAGGGCGGCGTGCAGCAGACGCGGTACGTCCAGATCGACGGCTCGACGCCGGACGGGCCGGCGCCCGCGGCGCTCACGGGCGTCCTGGCGATCGCCGCGTCCGAGGACGACCGGGTGCCGCTGGTGGCCGACTCGCATGACGACGGGATCGTCCGGCTGCCGTCCGGGGACCAGTGGCAGAAGGTGGTCAAGGACGGGTCGGTGCCGGTCTATCCGGGCTGA
- a CDS encoding ComF family protein — MRGWWQDLTDLVLPAECGGCGTSRTVLCDGCRAALSGAVPRRVRPVPEPSGLPQVYAAAPYADEVRAALLAHKERGALALAGALGAALAGAVRAGLRAGFQDGPAGLRDGRAVRTVASWHGTAGGTGASGPVLLVPVPSAPWAVRARGHDPVRRMTLAAAAELRRAGTPARVVPVLRQRRAVADQSGLNARQRYANLAGALEVTAGGARLLAGGRVVLVDDLVTTGATLAEAARAVREATQAEGAGETTTAVYRRAAWAGREERKTGPAEERAKWARNASGKAEVNGLAGPVRAAVVAAAPDSFEMNRN; from the coding sequence ATGCGGGGGTGGTGGCAGGACCTCACCGACCTGGTGCTACCGGCCGAGTGCGGAGGCTGTGGGACGTCTCGCACGGTGCTCTGCGACGGGTGCCGTGCCGCCCTGAGCGGGGCCGTACCGCGCCGGGTGCGACCGGTGCCGGAGCCGTCCGGGCTGCCGCAGGTGTACGCGGCGGCCCCTTACGCGGACGAGGTACGGGCGGCTCTCCTCGCCCACAAGGAGCGCGGTGCACTGGCGCTCGCCGGTGCGCTGGGCGCGGCGCTGGCGGGAGCGGTGCGGGCCGGGCTGCGGGCCGGTTTCCAGGACGGCCCGGCCGGGCTTCGGGACGGCCGGGCGGTACGGACCGTCGCTTCCTGGCACGGTACGGCGGGTGGCACCGGCGCGTCCGGGCCCGTGCTGCTCGTCCCCGTACCGTCCGCACCGTGGGCCGTGCGGGCCCGGGGTCATGATCCGGTACGGCGGATGACCCTCGCGGCGGCCGCGGAGCTGCGGCGTGCCGGGACCCCGGCCCGGGTGGTCCCGGTGCTGAGGCAGCGGCGGGCCGTCGCCGACCAGTCGGGGCTCAACGCCCGGCAGCGGTACGCGAATCTCGCGGGCGCGCTGGAGGTGACGGCGGGCGGCGCCCGGCTGCTGGCCGGGGGCCGGGTCGTCCTGGTCGACGACCTCGTCACCACGGGCGCCACCCTCGCGGAGGCGGCGCGTGCGGTGCGGGAGGCGACACAGGCCGAAGGGGCAGGAGAGACGACAACGGCTGTGTATCGGCGCGCGGCCTGGGCAGGAAGGGAGGAACGGAAGACCGGACCGGCGGAAGAGCGGGCGAAGTGGGCACGGAACGCATCGGGAAAGGCCGAGGTGAACGGCCTCGCAGGGCCGGTGCGTGCCGCTGTGGTCGCGGCCGCACCGGATTCTTTCGAAATGAACCGGAACTGA
- the hpf gene encoding ribosome hibernation-promoting factor, HPF/YfiA family translates to MDIVVKGRKTEVPERFRKHVAEKLKLEKIQKLDGKVISLDVEVSKEPNPRQADRCDRVEITLRSRGPVIRAEAAASDPYAALDLAAEKLDARLRKQHDKRFSRRGARRISAAEVPDHVPGAATLNGNGTPVHSEDADGVPTKKVGSLEVQGEGPLVVREKTHVAAAMTLDQALYEMELVGHDFYLFVDSESKEPSVVYRRHAYDYGVIHLNTDPMVAEVQPPAAGGTLGG, encoded by the coding sequence GTGGACATCGTCGTCAAGGGCCGCAAGACCGAGGTGCCCGAGCGGTTCCGCAAGCACGTGGCCGAGAAGCTGAAGCTGGAGAAGATCCAGAAGCTCGACGGCAAGGTGATCAGCCTCGACGTCGAGGTGTCCAAGGAGCCCAACCCCCGACAGGCCGACCGTTGCGACCGAGTGGAGATCACGCTCCGCTCCCGCGGTCCGGTGATCCGGGCGGAGGCAGCGGCCAGTGACCCGTACGCGGCACTCGACCTGGCGGCGGAGAAGCTGGACGCGCGGCTGCGCAAGCAGCACGACAAGCGGTTCTCCCGCCGTGGCGCGCGGCGGATCTCGGCGGCCGAGGTCCCCGACCACGTCCCGGGCGCGGCGACGCTCAACGGGAACGGCACCCCCGTCCACTCCGAGGACGCGGACGGAGTGCCCACGAAGAAGGTGGGCTCCCTCGAGGTGCAGGGCGAAGGCCCCCTGGTCGTCCGCGAGAAGACGCATGTCGCCGCTGCGATGACCCTCGACCAGGCCCTCTACGAGATGGAACTGGTCGGACACGACTTCTATCTGTTCGTCGACTCCGAGAGCAAGGAGCCGAGTGTCGTCTACCGGCGGCACGCGTACGACTACGGTGTTATCCACCTCAACACGGACCCGATGGTCGCCGAGGTGCAACCGCCCGCGGCGGGCGGGACGCTGGGCGGCTGA
- a CDS encoding response regulator transcription factor: protein MADSFGPMRDGDADGGVVGISPDAGGTPRKEPIRVLVVDDHALFRRGLEIVLAAEEDIQVVGEAGDGAEAVDKAADLLPDIVLMDVRMPKRGGIEACTSIKEVAPSAKIIMLTISDEEADLYDAIKAGATGYLLKEISTDEVATAIRAVADGQSQISPSMASKLLTEFKSMIQRTDERRLVPAPRLTDRELEVLKLVATGMNNRDIAKELFISENTVKNHVRNILEKLQLHSRMEAVVYAMREKILEIR from the coding sequence ATGGCGGACAGCTTCGGACCGATGCGGGACGGTGATGCCGACGGCGGCGTCGTCGGCATCAGCCCGGACGCGGGCGGTACTCCACGCAAGGAACCGATCAGAGTCCTTGTCGTCGACGACCATGCCCTCTTCCGCCGCGGACTGGAGATCGTGCTCGCCGCCGAGGAGGACATCCAGGTCGTCGGAGAGGCGGGTGACGGCGCGGAGGCCGTCGACAAGGCCGCCGACCTGCTGCCCGACATCGTGCTGATGGACGTCCGGATGCCCAAGCGCGGCGGCATCGAGGCCTGCACCTCCATCAAGGAGGTCGCGCCCAGCGCGAAGATCATCATGCTGACGATCAGCGACGAGGAAGCCGACCTCTACGACGCGATCAAAGCGGGCGCGACCGGATACCTCCTCAAGGAGATCTCCACCGACGAGGTGGCCACCGCAATTCGCGCGGTGGCCGACGGCCAGTCACAGATCAGCCCGTCCATGGCGTCGAAACTCCTCACCGAGTTCAAGTCGATGATCCAGCGCACCGACGAGCGCCGGCTGGTGCCGGCACCGCGGCTGACCGACCGTGAACTCGAAGTGCTCAAGCTGGTCGCCACCGGGATGAACAACCGCGATATCGCGAAGGAGTTGTTCATCTCCGAGAACACCGTGAAGAACCATGTGCGCAACATCCTGGAGAAGCTGCAGCTGCACTCCAGGATGGAGGCGGTGGTCTACGCGATGCGGGAGAAGATCCTCGAAATCCGCTGA